The nucleotide sequence TTGATAGAAAATTATCCTAATTCTAGGATTAAAGCAGCAGGAGAAGCAGTTGGACTTCCAGATGGTCAAATGGGTAACTCAGAGGTAGGACATCTTAATCTAGGAGCAGGAAGGGTAATATACCAACCATTAGTTAAAATATCAAAGGATATCAAAGACGGAGAGTTCTTTGAGATAGAAACATTGAAAAAAGCATTTAACCATGCTAAGAAAAATAATAGTGCAGTACATTTAGGTGGACTAGTATCTGATGGTGGAGTTCACTCTCATATAAATCACATTTATGGATTATTAGAGATGGCTAAAAAAGTAGGAGTAGAAAAAGTATATATCCATGCATTCCTTGATGGAAGAGATACACCTCCTCAATCAGCAGATAAATATGTAGCAGAATTAGAAGCTAAAATGTCTGAGATGGGTGTAGGTCAAATAGCTACTATTACTGGTAGATATTATGCAATGGACAGAGATAATAACTATGATAGAACAAAATTAGCGTATGATGCTATGGCTAATGGAATTGGAAATACTGCAAAAGATGGTATCACAGCTGTTAAAGATTCATATGCAAATAAAGTAAATGATGAATTTGTAATGCCGACAATTATAGAGGGTGTAGACGGACAGTTAAAAGATGGAGATGTATTTATCAACTTTAACTTTAGACCAGATAGAGCCAGACAGATAACAAGAGCTGTAAATGATAGTGATTTTACAGGTTTTGAAAGAGAATATAAAGAGATAGAAGTACTATGTATGAGACAATATGACTCAACTATAGATGCTGATATAATATATAAAGATGATAAGATAGTAAATACATTGGGAGAGGTATTAGCTAAAAATAACCTAAACCAATTGAGAACAGCAGAAACTGAAAAATATGCCCATGTTACTTTCTTCTTTAATGGAGGAGAGGAAGTGGCCTTTGATGGTGAGGATAGAAAATTAGTAGCTTCTCCTAAAGTAGCTACCTATGACCTACAACCTGAAATGAGTGCATATGAGGTGACAGATGGTGTATTAGAGTCATTAGAAGAGGATAAATATGATGTAATCATACTAAATTTTGCTAACCCTGATATGGTTGGACATACTGGAAACTTTGAGGCAGCTAAAAAAGCTGTAGGAGTAGTGGACGAGTGTGTAGCTAAGATCGCAGATAAGATGTTAGAGTTAGATGGAGTACTAATGGTTACAGCAGATCATGGAAATGTAGATCTGATGGAAGATCCAGAGACTCATGTACCATTTACTGCTCATACAACAAATGATGTACCGTTTGTCTTGGTATCTAATAGATATAAGGATGCAGAAGTAAAAGACGGAAAATTAGCAGACTTTGCTCCTACAATATTAAGTGTGTTAGGAATAGAAGTACCAAAAGAAATGGGTGGAGAGATATTAATAAAGTAAGAAAGAATTAAGAAAGGAGGTCCGCATATTAAACTGTACCCTTTGTCAAGGACACTTTAAAAAAAGGTATGGTTAAGATACTGTTAAAAGATGATTTCTGTATTGCGCAGGAGTCATCTTTTTTAGATTCCATTGATATCTATGGTTATTGTAATAATTCATATATTTAGATAGTTCTTTCTTTACATCATCTAATGTTTTTAAGGGTTTTAAATTTATTTCATCTTTCATATGTCCAAAAAATGATTCCATGGGAGCATTGTCCCAACAGTTCCCTTTTCGCGACATTGATTGGAGAATTTTATTTGATTTCACTAACCTTTGGAACTTAGGATTAGTATAGTGGAAACCTTGATCTGAATGAATAATGCACTCTGGGTGCAGTTTAAACTTTCTTCTAACTAAGCGCTTAACTGTGTCTAAAGCAATATCTAGACTGAGGCTATGTGAAACTTCATGAGCTAGTATTTCATTAGTGCTGCTATCTTTTATTGTTGAGAGGTAAGCTCTTTTGCCAACCCCATAAGTTAAATAGCTGATATCAGTTAAGAGAATTTTTCTAGGAATTCCTTGTTTAAATTCTCTATTCAATATATTTGGGACTGTTGAATGTTCCTTAGTTGCTTTAGCTATGTTTTTATAAGGGTTAGGTTTTCTATGAGGACATATTATTTTGTATTTTTTCATAACTCTTCTTATTTTTTTCAAATTAAAAATAGTATCAAATTCATTCTCTAAAATCATTCTGATACTTCGGGCGCCCTTCTTAAAACCTCTTCTATTAAAAGCTTTTAAAATTAATTTTTTGGATTTTAAATCTTGAGCTTCTTTATTATTTCTATTTTTTTCTGAATTAATATAGTTGTAAAAACCAGACCTAGAAACCCCTGCTTGAAAGCATAAGAATTTAATTTTTGATTTTAACTTATATTTTTTAACTATTAATTCAATAGCTTCAAAAATCTCAGTTTTATTTAAGCATCCCCCCTTTCGATCTCGTCTAACTTTTTTAAGAATTCATTTTCTATTTTTAAATACTCAATCTGTGCTTCTAAGCGTTTAATTTTTTCTAAATCTGTTAACTCTCTTTTTAGAGGTCTTCCAGAAGAGGTTTTTCTAGTATCTTTTAAACCCAATTCTCCTTGTTCTTTAAACGCTTTTCTCCAACGGTTACTTGCAGTTTGGATTCTCTTTTTTCCAAGAATCTCAATATCTAAACCAGCTTCCTCAAAAATTATGCGCGAAAGCTTTCCTTTTTTGTATTCATCAATAAATTTCTTCTTAAACTCAAAAGTATATGTAATAGCTTTATTTGAAACTTTAGAAATATTTTTATTTTTAGATAATTTAGTAACTTCTATATCTGAAAATACTTTTTTAGACATTTAATTCACTCCTTTAAACTCTTATTAAAAAATTGTATCAAAAAAACCATGAAACTAACACTCTTTTTCAAGTGTCTAGTTTCATGGTTACAGTTTATATGCGGACCTCCTTTCTTAATTCTTACCATCTATAACTAACTCCTGCTACTCCCTTGGCATAGAAACCACTGTCGTCGAAGCCATTGGAATATTTTACTATAGATACGGGAGTCACTCCTAATTTAGCAAAAAAACGAAAGGAATCATTTAATTTTTTATTATATCCTATGTGGGGAAAGATATTAAATTCTATCTTATTTGGCCTGTCAGTTCCGTTAAAGAAATTTTCACTCTCAAAAAAAACATCGGTAATAAATGCAAAATCATGGGAGAGTTCATATGTCCAAGATGTGACAGAAGCAAAATTTAGCATATAGGAATCACTATAATTCCCGTAACTTCGCAGCTCATTGGTGAGACTGTTAGCCGTTTGGAACCCATATCCCCAATTTGTAAAGGTATCTACTATAAAATTTAATCTGTATCCATTATCTTTTACAGAACTTAAGACCCCACCACCATTGGTAGTTAAACTCAGATAACTTCCTCCTAGTCCAATATTGTCAAAGTTTGTGGATATTCTATACGTAAGAAATATATCGGTAACCTCTTCATCGAACAGATCAAATTCTAAATCTCCTCCATCGGAATAACTGGTACCAAAGCCCCATGACCTGGACCATCTATGTCCTACCCAATCAAATTTTTCCAAGTGATTTCGGAGTAAAAAATCTAACTCCCATCCATCGTAATCCTTATCTCCAAGGTCTTTTTCCTGGTAGGTAACGAAGTTTTTTTCGATACTATACTCCAAATCCCAAGTCTGTGAAAGATAGATATATCCCTGCCCTAAGTTCCAATAAATTTTAGAATAGTCATTATACTGCCTGAGATCAACATAGGTTGAGTAAAGATTTAGTTTATCGGTAGATTTTGAAAAATTTAGAATATTTTCATACCGCATAGTTGTTTTGTAAGTAAGATCATCTCTTATGATATTAAAATCATAAAAATCATTTTTTTCAGAAAATGTCAGTTGAGATATTAAGATTGAAAGAAAAAGTAGTTTTTTCATATTATATCCTCCTAAAAATAAAACTATATCTATATAATTCAAAAATAAATAAAAAAGTCCTATAAAAAAAATGTAATAAAAGGAAAAATGATGTTTTTTTTGAAGATATTAATTAATCAAGGAATAAAAAAGCAACATGACGTTGCATCCAGAGAGGCATAATCTAAAAAGGTGGTTTATTATGAAAAAAATAATATTATTGATTAGTTTTATAATGATGGGAGTTAATTTACTGGGGATAGATGAAAAAGCAGAGATGAAGAAATTGATATTAAAGATAAGGGATAGAAGTCCAGAAAACTTTATAATGATCTCACAGAATGGGACGGATATTTTTTTTCAGGAAAAGGATAAGGTAGACAAAGAACTCTTAGGAGCTATAGATGGAATAACTCAGGAATCGTTATTTTATGGTTATCCTAAATATGGGAGCAGGACACCCTATGAAGATAAAAGAAGTCTTTTAAAAAAATTAAGGATATTGAAAAGCTTAAACAAAGTGGTAATGACTGTAAATTATACAAATAGCAGCTATGGAAGGTGGAGAAGTAGAGGTTTGGCAGAAGATGATGAATTTTTAAACTACTGCCCAAATGAAAGAGAAGCAGCAGGAATATTAGAAGATGTCTGTTTTGAAAATAAAAATAATATAATGAGCCTTTCTCAAGCTAAAAACTTCTTATACCTATTGAACCCCATGAATTTCAAATATAAGAAAGAGTATATAGACGCACTATCTCAGACAAAATATGATGTGATTATAATAGATATGTATTTTAACGATATTAAATTAACTATGAAAGATATAGAAAAATTAAGGGAAAAACCCCAGGGAGGAAAAAGACTGGTT is from Psychrilyobacter atlanticus DSM 19335 and encodes:
- a CDS encoding IS3 family transposase (programmed frameshift), which gives rise to MSKKVFSDIEVTKLSKNKNISKVSNKAITYTFEFKKKFIDEYKKGKLSRIIFEEAGLDIEILGKKRIQTASNRWRKAFKEQGELGLKDTRKTSSGRPLKRELTDLEKIKRLEAQIEYLKIENEFLKKVRRDRKGGCLNKTEIFEAIELIVKKYKLKSKIKFLCFQAGVSRSGFYNYINSEKNRNNKEAQDLKSKKLILKAFNRRGFKKGARSIRMILENEFDTIFNLKKIRRVMKKYKIICPHRKPNPYKNIAKATKEHSTVPNILNREFKQGIPRKILLTDISYLTYGVGKRAYLSTIKDSSTNEILAHEVSHSLSLDIALDTVKRLVRRKFKLHPECIIHSDQGFHYTNPKFQRLVKSNKILQSMSRKGNCWDNAPMESFFGHMKDEINLKPLKTLDDVKKELSKYMNYYNNHRYQWNLKKMTPAQYRNHLLTVS
- the gpmI gene encoding 2,3-bisphosphoglycerate-independent phosphoglycerate mutase, which gives rise to MAKKPVMLMILDGWGINDHKEQKNAIADVHPENICKLIENYPNSRIKAAGEAVGLPDGQMGNSEVGHLNLGAGRVIYQPLVKISKDIKDGEFFEIETLKKAFNHAKKNNSAVHLGGLVSDGGVHSHINHIYGLLEMAKKVGVEKVYIHAFLDGRDTPPQSADKYVAELEAKMSEMGVGQIATITGRYYAMDRDNNYDRTKLAYDAMANGIGNTAKDGITAVKDSYANKVNDEFVMPTIIEGVDGQLKDGDVFINFNFRPDRARQITRAVNDSDFTGFEREYKEIEVLCMRQYDSTIDADIIYKDDKIVNTLGEVLAKNNLNQLRTAETEKYAHVTFFFNGGEEVAFDGEDRKLVASPKVATYDLQPEMSAYEVTDGVLESLEEDKYDVIILNFANPDMVGHTGNFEAAKKAVGVVDECVAKIADKMLELDGVLMVTADHGNVDLMEDPETHVPFTAHTTNDVPFVLVSNRYKDAEVKDGKLADFAPTILSVLGIEVPKEMGGEILIK
- a CDS encoding endo alpha-1,4 polygalactosaminidase; the protein is MKKIILLISFIMMGVNLLGIDEKAEMKKLILKIRDRSPENFIMISQNGTDIFFQEKDKVDKELLGAIDGITQESLFYGYPKYGSRTPYEDKRSLLKKLRILKSLNKVVMTVNYTNSSYGRWRSRGLAEDDEFLNYCPNEREAAGILEDVCFENKNNIMSLSQAKNFLYLLNPMNFKYKKEYIDALSQTKYDVIIIDMYFNDIKLTMKDIEKLREKPQGGKRLVIGYFSIGEAEDYRGYWKEGWDRKLPNWISHENENWKGNYIVRYWSKEWGKIVNEMLSKFIDTGFDGVFLDTIDTYESFEKEE